In a genomic window of Tursiops truncatus isolate mTurTru1 chromosome 7, mTurTru1.mat.Y, whole genome shotgun sequence:
- the ASNSD1 gene encoding asparagine synthetase domain-containing protein 1, which translates to MCGICCAVSFSVEHFNKDLKEDLLCNLKRRGPNSSKQLLKSNINYQCLFSGHVLHLRGVLTAQPVEDERGNVFLWNGEVFSGIKVEAEENDTQIMFNYLSSCKNESDILSLFSKVQGPWSFIYYQASSHSLWFGRDFFGRRSLLWHFSSLGKSFCLSSIGAQTSGVANQWQEVPASGIFRIDLKSTSISKSVVLKLYPWKYNSREDVIKECVNSLTQISADLPTFVSVAANEAKLYLKEPVVPLNMILPQAAFEIHCTSISSVPPSRETLQVFLTDGHMKEVVQQFIDVLSIAVKRRVLCLPRDENLTQSEVLNTSNRKANVAILFSGGIDSMVIAALADRHIPLDEPIDLLNVAFMTKEKTIPAGFNKKGRKEKNNCEKRSEESSTNVTAAAAANPGEQFNVPDRITGRAGLKELQAASPSRIWNFVEINVSLEELQRLRRTRISHLIQPLDTVLDDSIGCAVWFASGGVGWLVTQDEAKPYQSSAKVVLTGIGADEQLAGYSRHRVRFQTHGLEGLNKEIEMELGRISSRNLGRDDRVIGDHGKEARFPFLDENVVSFLNSLPVWEKANLTLSRGIGEKLILRLAAVELGLTTSALLPKRAMQFGSRIAKLEKNNEKASDKCGRLRVISLENLSIEKEIKT; encoded by the exons ATGTGTGGCATTTGTTGTGCAGTAAGCTTCTCTGTTGAGCATTTCAACAAAGATTTGAAAGAGGATTTACTGTGTAATCTTAAACGGCGGGGACCCAATAGTAGTAAACAGTTGTTAAAGTCTAATATTAACTACCAGTGTTTATTTTCTGGTCATGTCCTTCACTTAAGAGGTGTGTTGACTGCCCAGCCTGTTGAAGATGAAAGAGGCAATGTATTCCTGTGGAATGGAGAAGTCTTTAGTGGAATAAAGGTTGAAGCTGAAGAGAATGATACCCAAATAATGTTTAATTATCTTTCCTCTTGTAAGAATGAATCTGATATTTTGTCACTCTTCTCAAAAGTCCAAGGTCCTTGGTCTTTTATATATTATCAAGCATCTAGTCATTCTTTGTGGTTTGGTAGGGATTTTTTTGGCCGTCGTAGCTTGCTTTGGCATTTTAGTAGTTTGGGCAAGAGTTTCTGCCTCTCTTCGATTGGCGCCCAAACATCTGGAGTGGCCAATCAGTGGCAAGAAGTTCCAGCATCTGGAATTTTCAGAATTGATCTAAAGTCTACTTCCATTTCCAAAtctgttgttttaaaattgtatccTTGGAAATATAACTCTAGGGAGGATGTTATCAAAGAATGTGTTAATAGCCTAACTCAAATTTCAGCAGATTTGCCAACATTTGTATCAGTGGCAGCAAATGAAGCCAAACTGTATCTTAAAGAACCTGTTGTCCCTTTAAATATGATTTTGCCACAAGCCGCATTTGAGATCCATTGCACTAGCATTTCCAGCGTCCCACCGTCAAGAGAGACCCTTCAGGTCTTTCTTACTGATGGACACATGAAGGAAGTAGTTCAGCAGTTTATTGATGTCCTGAGTATCGCAGTCAAGAGACGTGTCTTGTGTTTACCTAGGGATGAAAACCTGACACAAAGTGAAGTTTTGAATACTAGTAATAGGAAAGCAAATGTTGCAATCCTGTTTTCTGGGGGAATTGATTCCATGGTTATCGCAGCGCTTGCTGACCGTCATATTCCTTTAGATGAACCAATTGATCTTCTTAATGTGGCTTTCATGACTAAAGAAAAGACCATACCAGCTGGTTTTaacaaaaaagggagaaaagagaaaaataattgtgaAAAACGCTCTGAAGAATCCTCTACAAAtgtcactgctgctgctgctgctaatcCTGGTGAGCAATTCAACGTACCAGATCGAATCACAGGAAGAGCAGGGCTAAAGGAACTACAAGCTGCCAGCCCTTCCCGGATTTGGAATTTTGTTGAAATTAATGTTTCTCTGGAAGAACTGCAAAGATTAAGACGAACTCGAATATCCCACTTAATTCAGCCCTTGGATACAGTGTTGGATGACAGCATTGGCTGTGCAGTCTGGTTTGCTTCTGGAGGAGTTGGTTGGTTAGTGACCCAAGATGAAGCAAAACCATATCAGAGTAGTGCAAAG GTAGTTCTTACTGGAATTGGTGCAGATGAGCAGCTCGCAGGTTATTCTCGTCATCGAGTCCGCTTCCAGACACACGGGCTGGAAGGACTGAATAAGGAAATCGAGATGGAACTGGGTCGAATTTCTTCTAGAAATCTTGGTCGTGATGACAGAGTTATTGGTGATCATGGAAAAGAAGCAAG atttcctTTCCTGGATGAAAATGTTGTCTCCTTTCTAAATTCCCTACCGGTTTGGGAAAAGGCAAACTTGACTTTATCCCGTGGAATTGGTGAAAAACTAATTTTGCGTCTTGCGGCAGTGGAACTTGGTCTAACAACCTCTGCTCTTCTGCCAAAACGCGCCATGCAATTTGGATCCAGAATTGcaaaactggaaaagaataatgaaaaggcATCTGATAAATGTGGAAGGCTCCGAGTCATTTCCTTAGAAAACCTTTCTATTGAAAAAGAGATTAAAACGTAA
- the ASDURF gene encoding ASDURF protein has translation MPSRGARPEDGSGLVPTDNSTQHKEDLSSKIKEQKIVVDELSNLKKNRKVYRQQQNSDIFFLADRTEMLSESKNTLDELRKEYQEIENSEKTKIKK, from the exons ATGCCTAGCCGAGGTGCGCGACCCGAGGACGGCTCCGGGCTGGTCCCTACCGACAACTCGACCCAGCACAAGGAAGATCTTAGCAGCAAG attaaagaacaaaaaattgtTGTGGATGAACTTTCTAACCTGAAGAAGAACAGG AAAGTATATAGGCAGCAACAGAACAGCGACATATTCTTTCTTGCAGACCGAACAGAAATGCTTTCTGAAAGCAAAA atACATTGGATGAGCTGAGGAAAGAAtaccaagaaatagaaaactcagAGAAGACCAAAATCAAGAAATAG